One window of Microtus pennsylvanicus isolate mMicPen1 chromosome X, mMicPen1.hap1, whole genome shotgun sequence genomic DNA carries:
- the Tceal7 gene encoding transcription elongation factor A protein-like 7: MQKSCSEKEGKPKCSEPKMEDEHPYGAFEGQRMEGNFRQRLLQSLEEFKEDIDYRHFKGEEMTGEEDEMERCLEEIRSLRKKFRALHSNHTHSRERPF; this comes from the coding sequence ATGCAAAAGTCCTGTagtgaaaaagaaggaaagccCAAATGCAGTGAGCCAAAGATGGAGGACGAACATCCCTATGGAGCATTTGAAGGCCAGCGAATGGAAGGGAATTTCAGACAGcggctgcttcagtctcttgaaGAATTTAAAGAAGATATAGACTATAGGCATTTTAAAGGCGAAGAAATGACAGGAGAGGAAGACGAGATGGAAAGATGTTTGGAAGAAATAAGAAGTCTGAGAAAAAAATTTAGGGCTCTGCATTCTAACCATACCCATTCTCGGGAACGCCCCTTTTAA